The segment GTTGACCTGGGCATCATCGAAGATCCAGAAGTCCTCCACCGGCCACAGCGCGGTCCGGTCCGCGTGCAGCGGGATCACCCCGAGGCTGACGTGGGGCAGCGCAGCCAGAGACAGCAGGTGCCCGAGCTGACCTGCCATCGTCGCAGGGCCGCCGATCTGGTGGCGAAGTGCGCTCTCCTCCAAGATCACGGCGAAGCGGCGCGGACCTTCGTGCAGGATGCGCTGCTTGTCCACGCGGACCTGGACAGCTTCTTCCAGGTCGTCAGGAAGTGCCCGCCGGTCACGAATCGCCCTGAGGAGTGCCTCAATGTATGCGCGCGTCTGGAAGGGCCCCGGGATCAGCCACGACGAGTAGGCGCGGAAGTGCCGCGTGCGTTCCCACAGCGGAAGAACCGACTCCTGTGCACGGCGGAGTCCGGAGCGCTCCAAGCGCCGCCACTCGACATACGCACCATCGATATTGCGTGCGGTGGCGATCAAGTCGGCCGTCTGCCCCGCCGCTCCACAGTGCAGCGCCCACACCCGTAGGTCATCGTCAGAAGGCCCGGTGCGGCCGTTCTCGATGCGGCTGCACTTGCTTTCATGCCAGCCGGCCCGGGCAGCCAACTCCCGTGCTGTCAGACCCGAATCCTTGCGCATCTCACGCAGGCGCTTGCCAAGGGCCTCTCGGGCCTGCCGGACGCTGGACGACGACGTCACGTTCGAGTGCTCCGAGTACGTACGGTCAGACCGGCCGGTACTCCTCGTGGGGAGTCGCCCGTTCCCAGATCGATTCAAACGCCGATACGCAGGCGTGGACCACCCCGGGGTCGGTCACCAGCTCTTCACCGGTCATCTCCCCGTCACCGTTGAAGTGGTTGAACAGCACCGACGAACGGTCGAAGACCCAGCAGTCGTTGCCCGGCAACAGCAAGGAAGAGGCTTGCCGACGGGGGAGCCAGCGCACCGACTCTCCGGCCTTGACGTTGTGTCCACCGGTGAGCGCGTGCTCGTAGCGGATGTAGGCGGATACGGGTTCCGAGACGACACGTGCTCGGCGCACGTCCACGCCGCGGGCCACCGAAGCCGAGACAAGGTCGATCCACCACGGCCATCGCTTGGCGGGGTCGAAGTGGTCACCGGCGATCCACTCCTGGTACGCCTCGTCCAGCGCGTAGGCGTCCCTGGCCTCGAAGTGCCACGCGCTGTGCCGGGCCGACCGGAACAGCTCCTCAAATGTCGGCTCCGCCGTCGCCACCGCTCACCTCCGGGAAGAACTGCATCATGCGCTTCGGGAACTCGATCACGGTCTCATGGCTGGGAACGTCCAGCTGTGCCAGGCGCTCGGGGTCCGTGACCCGCCAACCTTGCAGGACGTAGTTTCCGCTCTCATCGTCCAGGTACACAGTCGGGGAGCCGTTGTTCGGACTCTCGGGGTCCTTGCCCAGGCGGTGCAAAGCCATGGTGTCCTCCGTCGCCTCGGGTGACGATCAACATGTCCGAGCTTGTACTTGAGCCGCCGCGGCGCGCCAGCGACTTGCACGAACTTCTACGTAGGGGCCGATGCCTGCCCGAGCGCGGCCAGGCGCCCGCCCCGGCTCCTGGCCACCCGGCGGACATCGGCGAGGGTGGCGGTTAATTCCACGGCCAGCAGGTGCAGTTCGCCGGGCGTCCACGCGCGTGCAGCAAGCAGTTGGCGGGCTTCGTCGATGAGGTCGTCGGCTGAGCCGAGCTGCTCCTCCTCGATCCGGTCGGCCATGCGGGAGACATATCCGGTCCCGTCGCCCGCCAGGAAGCACGGTTTTCCGTCCGGGCTGGTCCACGGCAGCAGCCGGACGAAGACCTTCGCTGTAACGTCGGGCATGTCGTCAACTCCCTTGTAGTTGAGGGCCACGCCCCCGGGCCGTCCACCACGGTCGCGGGGGTCCTCTTGCTTGTCCGTAGCCAGGAGGGCCTTCCTCGCTCTAGGCAACCGCTCGGCTACACCCAGCGGTACGGTGGCAGAGGAAGCGGCTTTTAAAAGTTTTAAGCGCTCGTGCACAGCGGGGAGTTGAGGGCTGATGGGCACTCGGGAACCGAACCGGCACCTTGAACGGCTTTACCGGCAGACCGGCTGGACGCTGCG is part of the Streptomyces platensis genome and harbors:
- a CDS encoding helix-turn-helix domain-containing protein; this encodes MTSSSSVRQAREALGKRLREMRKDSGLTARELAARAGWHESKCSRIENGRTGPSDDDLRVWALHCGAAGQTADLIATARNIDGAYVEWRRLERSGLRRAQESVLPLWERTRHFRAYSSWLIPGPFQTRAYIEALLRAIRDRRALPDDLEEAVQVRVDKQRILHEGPRRFAVILEESALRHQIGGPATMAGQLGHLLSLAALPHVSLGVIPLHADRTALWPVEDFWIFDDAQVNVELVAAFLTITQPHEISMYAHTFAGLAELAVYGAPARTLITAAIDSLG
- a CDS encoding DUF6879 family protein gives rise to the protein MATAEPTFEELFRSARHSAWHFEARDAYALDEAYQEWIAGDHFDPAKRWPWWIDLVSASVARGVDVRRARVVSEPVSAYIRYEHALTGGHNVKAGESVRWLPRRQASSLLLPGNDCWVFDRSSVLFNHFNGDGEMTGEELVTDPGVVHACVSAFESIWERATPHEEYRPV